One Pseudomonas sp. MH9.2 DNA segment encodes these proteins:
- a CDS encoding PilN domain-containing protein, giving the protein MARINLLPWREQLREERKKRFLTALVGVLVIAVGVIFFGDQYISNAVDHQVARNGYVQKEITLLDDRIKEISELKARRKQLLERMKIIQDLQGNRPIIGRIFDQLARTLPDGVYFSDVKMTGKIISISGAAESNNRVSDLMRNLDASDWLEAPSLNEVKANPAGAVDQTNTFQLTVRQTQPAIKGVKP; this is encoded by the coding sequence ATGGCGCGGATCAACCTGTTACCGTGGCGCGAACAGCTGCGCGAAGAGCGAAAGAAGCGTTTCCTGACGGCGCTTGTCGGGGTGTTGGTCATTGCCGTCGGCGTGATCTTCTTTGGCGATCAATACATCAGCAATGCGGTCGACCACCAAGTGGCGCGCAATGGGTATGTGCAGAAAGAAATTACCCTGCTCGATGACCGGATTAAAGAAATCAGCGAGTTGAAGGCGCGGCGCAAGCAATTGCTGGAGCGGATGAAAATCATTCAGGACCTGCAAGGCAATCGCCCGATCATCGGACGAATTTTCGATCAGTTGGCGCGTACCTTGCCTGATGGCGTGTATTTCTCTGATGTAAAAATGACCGGCAAGATTATTAGCATCAGCGGTGCCGCTGAATCGAACAACCGTGTTTCGGACCTGATGCGTAATCTCGACGCCTCTGATTGGCTTGAGGCGCCTAGTCTCAACGAGGTCAAGGCCAACCCGGCGGGTGCGGTCGACCAGACAAACACCTTCCAGTTAACGGTACGTCAGACTCAGCCTGCGATTAAAGGGGTCAAGCCATGA